CGAGCGGCCGTGCGCCACCACCACCACGTGGTCGCAGAGCTGTTCCACCTCCTGCATGATGTGGCTGGAGAAGACGATGCACTTGCTGCCGCCGGCGGGCGAGCGCAGATGGCGCAGCGCCTCGCGCAGGGCGCGCGTGGCGAGCACGTCGAGGCCGTTGGTGGGCTCGTCCAGCACGATGTTGGCGGGGTCGTGCACCAGCGCACGCGCCAGCGCGGTCTTCATGCGCTCGCCCTGGCTGTAGCCCTCGCTGCGGCGGTCCAGGATGTGGCGCATGTCCAGCAGCTCGGCCAGGGCCTCGGCGCGCGCGTTGGCGGCGTCGGCCTCCATGCCCTGCAGCTGGCCGAAGTAGACGATGTTCTCGCGCGCCGAGAGGCGCGGGTAGAGCCCATGCGCATCGCCCAGGATGCCCATGCGGGCCAGTGCCGCGCGCGGCTGGCGCTTCACGTCGATGCCGTCCACGCCGATCTCGCCCTGGTCGGGCGGGAACAGGCCGCCCAGCATGCGCAGGGTGGTGGTCTTGCCGGCGCCGTTCGGGCCCAGCAGGCCGGTGATGCGGCCGTTGGGTGCGTCCAGGTCGACCTGGCGCACCGCGTGCACGATCTGCTTGGGGGCGCGCTTGAACACCGAGCCCCCGGGCCGGGTGACGAATTGCTTGCTGAGTTGGCTGATCTTGATCATGGCTTGCTGGCCTCCGTACCGGTGGCCGACTTGGCTGCCTGCACCGGCAGGAAGGGGGTGGGGCGGGGGATGCGGGTGGCGCAGCCGGCATCGACCTTGAGCGCCTCGGCATCCGCCTTGGCGTCGATGAAGCGGGTCAGCACCTCGCCCATGCAGCCGATGCCCATCACGCCGTGGCCGGCCTCGGGCACCACCACATGCAGGGCCTGCGCGCCCAGCGCCTTGGCCACGCGCTCGCCATGGCGTGGCGGTGTCGCCGGGTCGGCGCCGCCGCTGAGCAGCAGCACCGGGGTCTTGGCCGGCGGCAGGCTGTAGAAGGCCGCGGGCACCTCGCCGCGCGGCCAGTGCTTGCACACCTGGCCGTAGAGCTCGGCATCGCTGCGGCCGAAGTCGCTGCCGGGCTGGTCGCTGCTCTGCGCCAGGCGCGGCATGTCCTCGGCGCAGACCACCGAGAAATGCATGCCCATGGCCAGGCGCGTGCCCTTGCCGGCGATCGCGCCGCCCAGGCCGGCAATGCCCTCGAAGCGGCCCTGGTGCGCCGCATGGATGGCGGCGGGCAGGGCGGCCGCCTG
This portion of the Paucibacter sediminis genome encodes:
- a CDS encoding ATP-binding cassette domain-containing protein gives rise to the protein MIKISQLSKQFVTRPGGSVFKRAPKQIVHAVRQVDLDAPNGRITGLLGPNGAGKTTTLRMLGGLFPPDQGEIGVDGIDVKRQPRAALARMGILGDAHGLYPRLSARENIVYFGQLQGMEADAANARAEALAELLDMRHILDRRSEGYSQGERMKTALARALVHDPANIVLDEPTNGLDVLATRALREALRHLRSPAGGSKCIVFSSHIMQEVEQLCDHVVVVAHGRSVAQGTVPELLAQAGESRFEDAFVRLAFHPDHSQEAQA